A genomic window from Chitinophaga pollutisoli includes:
- the sprA gene encoding cell surface protein SprA: protein MGKPDTLKYPIRDRRGTAVTDPVRNAIDLKDPANIEKTVEYDPASKEYIVTEKIGSRNYRQPTVMSFNEFYRMQAAQSEREYWQKRAGTIGNLNQRGTAPQLYYGDKLFDRVFGGTKVDIKPQGSLGLTFGYQGQNVKNPVLVERARKNGGFDFDIDINMNVTGKIGEKLKLITNYNTQSNFDFENQVKLEYTGYQDEIIKKIEAGNVSFPLSSSLIPGVQSLFGVKTQLQFGRLTVTSVLSNQKSMKQNMVLRGGNSVNDFISRADEYEDNRHFLMAQFFRDTFNYAMSNLPVIRSQVYINRAEVWVTNKSGATTETRDIVALMDLAEQRPHNPAIQALTSNRLPDRNTNDLYRNLISDPAARFTGTVVSRLLALNLEPVQDFEKTFARKLDSTEYTLNRQIGFISLQQQLQPDEVLAVAYQYTYNGRVYQVGEFSQDVPPDPKNSANQQILFLKMLKATSARPALPIWDLMMKNIYSTGAYQVNRADFKLDVLYKDPGTETRAPSEKRYLPDAAGQYQGAPIITILNLDRLNNQNDPQPDGVFDYVEGFTIFPQNGKIMFPVLEPFGEGVRKAFGGDAALEKQYMYTMLYDSIKVIAQQFPNLNRYIMRGSYKSANASEISLNAYNIPRGSVTVTAGGQMLREDIDYLIDYNMGRIKIINGGVLSAGVPINVQFENNGLFGQQVRNYMGTRLDYFVNDKLNLGGTVVRMSERPYYQKVNYGDDPIKNTVVGLDGNYISEWRGLTRLLDRLPNFQTSRPAAINFTGEVARLFPGHSKLVNAPGSKQGQVMIDDFEGTRSGYDLKFPSTAWSLASTPRDATNAAGSILFPEAELNDTLAYGKNRALLAWYIIEPTLQIPRSSNLPPGVTEASQSDPRTRLIYQKDVFPNRSTDFGQSQLSTLDLAYYPEEKGPYNMESSPLQLEASGRLRNPKQRWGGIMRAIDNSDFETANIEFIEFWVPDPFFNNPNSSGGSLYFNLGNVSEDVLKDSRKFFENGLPDPNADRNKLDSTKWGRIPKFQQQITQAFDNDPNIRRYQDVGFDGLENGDERNFHAPYLLDLATNFGTGSGAYQNVANDPSNDDYKWYRDAAYDAARTDILGRYKKINGPDGNSPVSNDNSQFSNAATNYPESEDLNRDNTMNETEEYFQYRVDLTPNMQVGSNYVVDRFETRVQLPNGQMADQIWYQFKVPVNQYDRKVGNIPDFKSIRFMRMFLTGFEDSVVLRFAKLDLVRNQWRRYLYELKPGDPIPVDQQTTFNVSAVNIEENAKRRPVPYVLPPGILRQNTLSTNNTNILLNEQAISAQICNLQDGETRAMYKNIQLDLRQYNRLQMFIHSEAVSDPSSLKDGQLQAIVRVGSDFTENYYEYRIPMKVTPWGAARDTEIWPEENNLDLDLDRFAKLKMARNNSGASPLVPYEEQDGNAVVAVVGNPSLGDVRNVMIGVTNPKDDGLPKCTEVWFNEMRLTGLDEKGGYAALARMDIDLADLGSITVSGNMHTAGFGGIDQRVNDRFRDNFLQYDIAGNFDPGKLLPKNLGLTIPIYAGYSQTTSNPEYDPYDLDIKLKDKLSMARNKEHRDSIRRNAQDFTSIKSLNLTNVRKLAIGRTKNRLWDIENFDISYSYSQISRHNPVIQEDVLTRHRGGLGYTFNGTQKFIEPFKFIKNKTPWLALIREFNINYVPTLMSFRADVSRQFGATRMRNIGGGPFQLQETYDKFFRFDRYYSLKWDFSRNLSLDFNAVNNARIDEPDGRINTGAKKDSVRGNFFKGGRSTNYFHNANITYTLPTAKFPALSWTSVAISYGTEYRWIGASRLAMYLGNAIENSNQKTVAAEFKFNELYNKSKWLRKMNISSSGGSEYVPPLMGNAPQAGGKDDKKADEGQPSGAAKALMRIAMMLKRINVNYSENSGTRMPGYLDSTKLLGMNWQSMAPGIGFVLGKQPDKAWMDNFAKKGLLSPDTLFNIQFQQQFTQRLDIQAQLEPVRDLRIDLNLTRSFSKTHTELFKDTIGNGVFNHLNPYDAGGFEITFIAIKTMFGKINTEDGVSSTFRDFENYRSAISERLGQLNPYNNNGSVPKYDPKDPQYRYGYGRYAQDVLVPAFLAAYTGTTPENAPLLKHTNANVRSNPFKNILPRPNWRITYNGLSRVKPFADFLTNFTLTHAYTGLLSMNSYNTALMYYDPLILGYPAFRDTVSGNYVPYFLVPNLTITEQFVPLLEADMTFTNSLNLRVGFRRSRTLSLSLIDYQLSEMRSSEITIGGGYRVRGLPLPIRIGKDGGKRLENDLNFRMDLSWRDDKTVNNRLDADIVIPTSGQKVISIAPSIDYVVNNRLNIKFFYDRRQTIPVISTAYPITNTRGGVTLRFMLAQ, encoded by the coding sequence GTGGGAAAGCCCGATACGCTGAAATATCCCATCCGAGACAGGAGGGGAACAGCCGTCACAGACCCCGTCCGTAACGCAATAGATCTGAAAGACCCCGCCAACATTGAAAAGACTGTAGAATACGACCCCGCATCCAAGGAATACATCGTTACTGAAAAAATCGGGAGCCGGAATTACCGGCAGCCTACCGTCATGTCCTTCAACGAATTCTATCGTATGCAGGCGGCGCAGAGCGAACGCGAGTATTGGCAGAAGAGGGCCGGCACCATCGGCAACCTTAACCAGCGCGGCACCGCTCCACAGCTTTATTATGGCGATAAGCTCTTCGACCGCGTATTCGGCGGCACGAAGGTCGACATCAAGCCGCAGGGAAGCCTGGGGCTTACTTTCGGTTACCAGGGCCAGAACGTGAAAAACCCCGTGCTCGTGGAAAGAGCCCGCAAAAACGGGGGCTTCGACTTCGATATCGACATCAACATGAACGTGACCGGCAAGATCGGGGAGAAGCTGAAACTCATCACCAACTACAACACCCAAAGCAACTTCGACTTCGAAAACCAGGTCAAACTCGAATATACCGGCTACCAGGACGAGATCATCAAGAAAATTGAAGCCGGTAACGTCAGCTTCCCGCTCAGCAGCTCCCTCATCCCCGGGGTGCAAAGCCTCTTCGGGGTTAAAACGCAACTTCAGTTCGGGCGCCTCACCGTTACCAGTGTGCTCTCCAACCAGAAGTCCATGAAGCAGAACATGGTGCTTCGCGGAGGTAACAGCGTGAACGACTTCATCAGCCGGGCAGATGAGTATGAAGACAACCGGCACTTCCTCATGGCCCAGTTTTTCCGGGATACGTTTAATTACGCGATGAGCAACCTGCCGGTGATCCGCTCGCAGGTGTATATCAACCGCGCGGAAGTGTGGGTAACCAACAAATCGGGCGCCACCACCGAAACACGGGACATCGTGGCCCTGATGGACCTGGCCGAGCAGCGCCCCCACAACCCCGCGATCCAGGCGCTGACGTCCAACCGCCTGCCCGACCGGAACACGAACGACCTGTACCGCAATCTTATCAGCGACCCGGCGGCCCGGTTCACCGGAACGGTGGTGAGCCGCCTGCTGGCCCTGAACCTGGAGCCCGTGCAGGATTTTGAGAAAACCTTCGCCCGGAAGCTCGACTCCACCGAATATACCCTCAACCGCCAGATCGGTTTCATCTCCCTGCAGCAACAGCTGCAGCCCGACGAAGTGCTGGCCGTGGCCTACCAATACACCTACAACGGCCGCGTATACCAGGTGGGTGAGTTCTCGCAGGACGTGCCCCCGGACCCGAAAAACTCGGCCAACCAGCAGATCCTCTTCCTCAAGATGCTGAAAGCCACCTCCGCCAGGCCCGCCCTCCCCATCTGGGACCTCATGATGAAAAACATCTACTCCACCGGAGCTTACCAGGTAAACCGCGCCGACTTCAAACTCGACGTCCTCTATAAAGACCCCGGCACCGAAACCCGCGCCCCCAGCGAAAAACGCTACCTGCCGGACGCCGCGGGCCAATACCAGGGCGCTCCCATCATCACCATCCTCAACCTCGACCGCCTCAATAACCAGAACGACCCCCAGCCCGACGGCGTATTCGACTACGTGGAAGGTTTCACCATATTCCCGCAGAACGGGAAAATCATGTTCCCCGTGCTGGAACCTTTCGGCGAAGGCGTCCGCAAAGCCTTCGGTGGAGACGCCGCCCTGGAAAAACAATACATGTACACCATGCTGTACGACTCCATCAAGGTCATCGCGCAGCAGTTCCCCAACCTCAACAGGTACATCATGCGGGGATCGTACAAGTCCGCCAACGCTTCCGAAATCTCCCTCAACGCCTATAACATCCCCCGTGGCTCCGTAACCGTAACCGCCGGCGGACAAATGCTCCGCGAAGACATCGATTACCTTATCGATTACAACATGGGGCGCATCAAAATCATCAACGGCGGGGTCCTCAGCGCCGGTGTGCCCATCAATGTGCAGTTCGAAAACAACGGGCTGTTCGGGCAGCAGGTCCGCAACTACATGGGGACCCGTCTCGATTACTTCGTGAACGACAAGCTGAACCTCGGTGGTACCGTGGTGCGGATGAGCGAGCGGCCTTATTACCAAAAAGTGAATTACGGCGACGATCCCATCAAGAATACCGTGGTGGGGCTCGACGGTAACTATATTTCCGAGTGGCGCGGCCTTACCCGCCTGCTCGACCGCCTGCCCAACTTCCAGACATCGCGCCCGGCGGCGATCAACTTTACGGGTGAGGTGGCCAGGTTGTTCCCCGGGCACTCCAAACTGGTGAACGCACCGGGTTCCAAACAGGGGCAGGTAATGATCGACGATTTCGAGGGTACCCGCAGCGGCTACGACCTGAAGTTCCCGTCTACCGCCTGGAGCCTCGCCTCCACGCCCCGCGACGCCACCAATGCCGCCGGTTCCATCCTCTTCCCCGAAGCGGAATTGAACGATACGCTGGCCTATGGCAAGAACAGGGCGCTGCTGGCCTGGTACATCATCGAGCCAACCTTGCAGATCCCCCGGTCCAGCAACCTCCCGCCCGGTGTTACGGAAGCGTCGCAGTCCGACCCGCGCACCCGCCTCATTTACCAGAAAGACGTGTTCCCCAACCGCTCTACCGACTTCGGCCAGAGCCAGCTGAGCACCCTCGACCTGGCATACTATCCCGAAGAGAAAGGTCCATATAATATGGAGAGCTCACCCCTCCAGCTCGAAGCCAGCGGCCGCCTCCGCAACCCGAAGCAACGCTGGGGCGGTATCATGCGCGCCATCGACAACTCCGACTTCGAGACGGCGAATATCGAATTCATTGAGTTCTGGGTGCCGGATCCCTTCTTCAATAATCCCAACTCCAGCGGTGGTTCGCTGTACTTCAACCTCGGCAACGTATCGGAAGACGTGCTGAAGGATTCCCGCAAGTTTTTCGAAAACGGCCTGCCGGATCCCAACGCCGACCGCAATAAACTCGACTCCACCAAATGGGGCCGCATTCCCAAGTTCCAGCAGCAGATCACACAGGCATTCGACAACGATCCCAATATCCGCCGCTACCAGGACGTAGGTTTCGACGGTTTGGAAAACGGCGACGAGCGAAACTTCCACGCGCCTTACCTCCTCGACCTGGCCACTAACTTCGGCACCGGTTCCGGCGCATATCAGAACGTGGCCAACGACCCTTCGAACGACGATTATAAATGGTACCGCGACGCCGCTTACGACGCGGCCCGCACCGATATCCTCGGCAGGTATAAAAAGATTAACGGTCCGGATGGCAACTCCCCCGTGTCCAACGACAATTCGCAGTTCTCCAACGCGGCCACCAACTATCCCGAGTCGGAAGACCTCAACCGCGACAATACCATGAACGAAACGGAGGAATATTTCCAGTACCGGGTAGACCTGACGCCCAACATGCAGGTGGGCTCCAACTACGTGGTAGACCGTTTCGAGACGCGCGTGCAGTTGCCCAACGGGCAGATGGCCGACCAGATCTGGTACCAGTTCAAGGTGCCGGTGAACCAGTACGACCGGAAGGTGGGCAACATCCCCGACTTCAAATCGATCCGTTTCATGCGGATGTTCCTGACCGGTTTCGAGGATTCCGTGGTATTGCGTTTCGCCAAGCTCGACCTGGTGCGCAACCAATGGCGCCGTTATTTATATGAACTGAAGCCCGGCGACCCGATCCCGGTGGACCAGCAAACGACCTTCAACGTGTCGGCCGTGAACATTGAGGAGAACGCCAAGCGCCGTCCCGTTCCGTATGTACTGCCTCCCGGCATCCTGCGCCAGAACACGCTGAGCACCAACAATACCAATATCCTCCTGAACGAGCAGGCCATCTCCGCGCAGATCTGCAACCTGCAGGATGGTGAAACGCGGGCGATGTATAAAAATATCCAGCTCGACCTGCGGCAGTATAACCGCCTGCAGATGTTCATCCACTCCGAAGCGGTGAGCGACCCCAGTTCTTTGAAGGACGGGCAGCTGCAGGCCATCGTGCGGGTGGGTAGCGACTTTACCGAGAACTATTATGAATACCGCATTCCCATGAAGGTGACGCCCTGGGGCGCGGCGCGCGATACGGAGATATGGCCGGAGGAAAACAACCTCGACCTCGATCTCGACCGGTTCGCCAAACTGAAGATGGCACGTAATAATAGTGGCGCATCGCCATTGGTGCCGTATGAAGAACAGGATGGCAACGCCGTGGTAGCCGTAGTCGGTAACCCGAGTTTGGGTGATGTGCGGAACGTGATGATCGGGGTGACCAACCCGAAAGACGATGGATTGCCGAAATGTACCGAAGTATGGTTTAACGAGATGCGCCTGACCGGCCTCGACGAAAAAGGCGGGTACGCCGCGCTGGCCAGGATGGATATCGACCTGGCGGACCTGGGTTCCATCACCGTGAGCGGAAACATGCACACGGCGGGCTTCGGTGGTATCGACCAGCGGGTGAACGACCGTTTCCGGGATAACTTCCTGCAATACGATATTGCCGGCAACTTCGATCCCGGAAAGCTGTTGCCGAAAAACCTCGGGCTGACGATCCCCATCTACGCCGGTTATTCCCAAACTACCAGCAACCCGGAATATGACCCCTACGACCTGGATATCAAGTTGAAAGATAAATTGTCGATGGCCCGGAACAAGGAGCACCGCGACTCCATCCGCCGCAACGCGCAGGACTTCACCTCCATCAAGAGCCTGAACCTGACCAACGTGCGTAAGCTTGCCATTGGCCGCACCAAAAACAGGCTGTGGGATATCGAAAACTTCGACATCAGCTATTCCTACAGCCAGATCAGCCGTCATAACCCGGTGATCCAGGAAGATGTGCTGACCCGCCACCGCGGTGGTTTGGGGTATACCTTCAACGGAACGCAGAAATTCATCGAGCCGTTCAAGTTCATCAAGAACAAAACGCCCTGGCTGGCTTTGATCCGCGAGTTCAACATCAACTACGTGCCTACGCTCATGAGCTTCCGGGCCGACGTATCCCGCCAGTTCGGCGCCACCCGTATGCGCAATATCGGCGGCGGTCCGTTCCAGTTGCAGGAAACTTATGACAAGTTCTTCCGCTTCGACCGGTATTATTCATTGAAGTGGGACTTCTCCCGCAATCTTTCCCTCGACTTCAATGCCGTGAACAATGCGCGCATCGATGAGCCGGATGGGCGGATCAATACCGGCGCCAAGAAGGATTCCGTTCGCGGAAACTTCTTCAAGGGCGGCCGCAGCACCAATTATTTCCACAACGCCAATATTACCTACACGCTGCCGACGGCCAAGTTCCCGGCGCTCAGCTGGACGAGCGTGGCCATCAGCTATGGAACCGAGTACCGTTGGATCGGCGCGTCGCGGCTGGCGATGTACCTGGGCAACGCCATCGAGAATTCGAACCAGAAAACGGTGGCGGCGGAGTTCAAGTTCAATGAACTGTACAATAAGAGCAAATGGCTGCGGAAGATGAACATCAGCAGCTCCGGCGGCTCCGAATATGTTCCGCCGCTGATGGGCAATGCGCCGCAGGCGGGAGGAAAAGACGATAAGAAGGCCGACGAAGGACAGCCTTCCGGTGCCGCCAAAGCGCTCATGCGGATCGCGATGATGCTGAAACGCATCAATGTAAACTATAGCGAGAATTCGGGCACCCGTATGCCGGGTTATCTCGACAGCACCAAGCTGCTCGGGATGAACTGGCAGTCGATGGCCCCGGGTATCGGTTTTGTGCTGGGCAAGCAGCCCGACAAGGCCTGGATGGACAACTTCGCAAAGAAAGGCCTCCTCAGCCCGGATACCCTCTTCAACATCCAGTTCCAGCAGCAATTCACCCAGCGCCTCGATATCCAGGCGCAACTGGAGCCGGTGCGCGACCTGCGCATCGATCTGAACCTGACCCGTTCCTTCTCCAAAACGCACACCGAACTCTTTAAAGATACCATCGGCAACGGCGTGTTCAACCACCTGAACCCCTACGACGCCGGCGGCTTCGAAATCACCTTCATCGCCATTAAAACGATGTTCGGCAAGATCAATACGGAAGACGGCGTATCGTCCACTTTCCGGGATTTCGAAAATTACCGTTCGGCGATTTCGGAACGCCTCGGCCAGCTGAACCCGTATAATAATAACGGTTCCGTTCCGAAATACGACCCGAAAGATCCGCAATACCGCTACGGCTACGGCCGTTATGCGCAGGACGTACTGGTGCCGGCCTTCCTGGCCGCCTACACCGGTACCACACCGGAAAACGCGCCGCTGTTGAAGCATACCAATGCCAACGTGCGCTCCAATCCGTTCAAGAACATCCTGCCGCGGCCCAACTGGCGTATCACGTACAACGGCCTGAGCCGCGTGAAACCGTTCGCCGATTTCCTCACGAACTTCACCCTCACCCACGCTTACACCGGCCTGCTGAGCATGAACTCCTACAACACGGCGCTCATGTATTACGATCCGCTGATCCTGGGTTACCCCGCGTTCCGCGATACGGTGTCGGGCAACTACGTGCCGTACTTCCTCGTGCCGAACCTCACCATCACCGAGCAGTTCGTGCCGTTGCTCGAAGCTGATATGACCTTCACCAACTCCCTGAACCTCCGCGTAGGTTTCCGGAGAAGCCGTACCCTCAGCCTCAGCCTCATCGATTACCAGCTGAGCGAAATGCGGTCGAGCGAGATCACCATCGGCGGGGGATACCGCGTCAGAGGCCTGCCATTGCCCATCCGTATCGGGAAAGACGGCGGCAAACGCCTGGAGAACGACCTTAACTTTAGGATGGACCTCAGCTGGCGCGACGATAAAACCGTCAACAACAGGCTGGACGCAGATATCGTGATCCCCACCAGCGGGCAGAAAGTGATCAGCATCGCACCGTCGATCGATTATGTGGTCAATAACCGGTTGAACATCAAGTTCTTCTATGACCGCAGGCAAACCATTCCCGTCATTTCAACCGCCTACCCGATTACAAATACACGCGGCGGCGTGACACTGCGGTTTATGCTCGCGCAGTAA
- a CDS encoding TonB-dependent receptor, protein MQRILYISLCLLYCSLAAHSQERVKGRVIDALTRQALPNVTIQAGGTGSLTDASGRFAVHCPPGTDSLKASCIGYAACCVRVSGDDEYTFIMEPLAGKLGEIIVSAGRQRQYRTDAPIAISTLNAQTLKETKATSLEQVLNKVSGVYMVDLGNEQHTLAIRQPIGYKSLFLYLEDGLPIRTVGDFNHNALIEINMAALQRIEVIRGPASSLYGSEAVGGAVNFLTAQPTPVTTGKIQAEMSDGGYKRTDFNLSGTKGKLGVWFGGYYADQRNGKIDHSDFHKLALTLKTQYKFNERATWTNTATFVDYKTDQTGGVDSSNFYARNYKSMHTFSYRLVKAFRFRSTLEQQWSDRDQTSFSVFYRHNEIGQNPFYAIKTTSNPLKARGEINSDAFQSGGLLMQHRKRFGWKGASVTAGLSADYSPATYHADYIDVDRDAKGNFVGYTRTDSVLTDYKVDLVNSALYVQGEMNPFKNMKLIAALRYDRMDYRFDNYLPPSAFTGAPDERNHYQAWTPKLGLTYDFGHGRGLYANYSVGFAPPNISELYRGVKVPTLKPATYRNYEIGGWMTFAGRKGHAEASLYRMDGKNEIISVRLADNSTENRNAGETKHSGVEWSVRYDILPSLQIRTGGTYARHDFVEFEDKGTSYNGNRMNTAPEWITNSEVNWKPAFVNGLRLGMEWQHVGSYFMDPGNTARYGGYDLFNARAGYRLGSFECWVNCRNLFDVTYATTAEKSAFGASYRPGPVRTFNFGVAYTFTAKQ, encoded by the coding sequence ATGCAACGCATTCTATACATATCTCTTTGCCTCCTTTATTGCAGCCTGGCGGCCCATTCTCAGGAGCGGGTCAAAGGCAGGGTGATCGACGCCCTTACCCGGCAGGCCCTTCCCAACGTTACCATCCAGGCCGGCGGCACCGGTTCGCTGACCGACGCTTCCGGAAGGTTTGCGGTGCATTGTCCTCCCGGCACCGATTCCCTCAAAGCCAGCTGCATCGGCTATGCCGCCTGTTGCGTAAGGGTTTCGGGGGATGATGAATATACCTTTATAATGGAGCCACTCGCCGGCAAGCTGGGCGAGATCATCGTATCCGCCGGGCGGCAGCGCCAGTACCGTACCGACGCGCCCATCGCCATCAGCACCCTCAACGCGCAGACGCTGAAGGAAACCAAAGCCACTTCCCTCGAACAAGTACTGAATAAAGTAAGCGGCGTGTATATGGTGGATCTGGGTAATGAGCAGCACACCTTGGCCATCCGCCAGCCGATCGGGTATAAAAGCCTGTTCCTGTACCTGGAAGACGGGCTCCCCATCCGCACGGTCGGCGATTTCAACCATAACGCCCTCATCGAAATCAATATGGCGGCCCTGCAAAGGATCGAGGTGATCCGGGGACCGGCGTCATCTTTATATGGCAGCGAAGCCGTGGGCGGCGCCGTCAATTTCCTCACCGCGCAGCCAACACCCGTTACCACCGGGAAAATACAGGCGGAAATGAGCGATGGCGGCTACAAACGCACCGACTTCAACCTGTCGGGCACCAAAGGCAAGCTTGGCGTGTGGTTTGGCGGTTATTACGCCGATCAGCGCAATGGTAAGATCGACCACAGCGATTTCCATAAACTGGCGCTCACGCTGAAAACGCAATACAAATTCAATGAGCGCGCCACCTGGACCAACACCGCCACTTTCGTGGATTACAAAACAGATCAGACGGGCGGCGTTGACAGCAGCAATTTCTACGCCCGCAACTACAAAAGCATGCACACCTTTTCGTACCGGTTAGTGAAAGCTTTCCGGTTCAGGAGCACGCTGGAGCAACAATGGAGCGACCGCGACCAGACGAGTTTTTCCGTTTTTTACCGGCATAATGAAATCGGGCAGAACCCCTTTTACGCCATCAAAACCACCAGCAATCCCCTGAAAGCGAGAGGCGAAATCAACAGCGATGCGTTTCAGAGCGGGGGGCTGCTCATGCAGCACCGGAAACGTTTCGGGTGGAAGGGCGCTTCCGTTACGGCGGGCCTCAGCGCGGATTACAGTCCCGCTACCTATCACGCGGATTACATTGATGTAGACCGTGATGCAAAGGGTAACTTCGTTGGATACACGCGTACGGACTCTGTGCTCACCGATTACAAAGTGGACCTGGTGAATTCAGCGCTGTATGTACAAGGCGAAATGAATCCTTTCAAAAACATGAAACTGATCGCCGCGCTGCGGTACGACCGGATGGATTATCGTTTCGACAACTACCTGCCGCCATCCGCCTTCACCGGCGCGCCCGACGAGCGAAACCACTACCAGGCATGGACGCCCAAGCTGGGGCTTACCTACGACTTCGGCCATGGCCGCGGGCTTTACGCTAATTACAGCGTGGGCTTTGCGCCGCCGAATATTTCCGAGCTGTACCGCGGCGTGAAGGTGCCGACCCTCAAGCCGGCAACTTACCGCAACTATGAAATCGGCGGCTGGATGACTTTTGCAGGCCGGAAAGGGCATGCGGAAGCAAGCCTGTACCGGATGGACGGAAAGAATGAAATCATCAGTGTTCGCCTGGCCGATAATTCCACCGAAAACCGCAACGCCGGCGAAACGAAACACAGCGGTGTGGAGTGGAGCGTGCGGTACGACATTTTGCCGTCACTTCAAATCCGCACCGGTGGCACGTATGCGCGGCATGATTTCGTGGAGTTTGAGGACAAGGGTACTTCTTACAACGGTAACCGTATGAACACCGCGCCGGAATGGATCACGAATTCGGAGGTAAACTGGAAACCGGCGTTCGTCAACGGTCTACGCCTGGGGATGGAGTGGCAGCATGTGGGCAGCTATTTCATGGACCCCGGCAATACCGCGCGTTACGGCGGGTACGACCTGTTCAACGCCCGCGCGGGTTACCGGTTGGGATCGTTCGAGTGCTGGGTCAACTGCCGCAACTTGTTTGATGTAACGTATGCCACCACCGCGGAGAAAAGCGCTTTCGGCGCGAGCTACCGCCCCGGACCGGTGCGCACATTCAATTTCGGCGTAGCCTACACTTTCACCGCCAAACAGTAA
- a CDS encoding sialidase family protein translates to MQKTQRFASILILTVILAACTRKQGFRAGEELMLSDTGKIASCTHIAHDAAGRLIVSWVEQEPGSDEGALWYAVSVDGGATFGKAVAVTSATGISPQPENMPKIIFKANGEAIAMYGTRNPDPRNKYAGKVWYTRSADGGQTWQQAVPLVTDTAGYDQRYFDLSPLPSGDVAAVWLDNRKDHALEGSTLYISTSGAGGFERQRPLVQTVCQCCRTSLYTDPQGGLHVAFRDIIHDTIRDMVHIYSKDGGETFTQPIRISADNWAVNGCPHTGPTMTSNRGGLHFAWFTMGGGQGVFYGKSINNGISFSGRESISAKPTAKHPQIAATVGGDLLLAWDEPADTVTHRIGFLRKSPEGVTLASGFLTGEGEQSVFPVMRPVAEKTVAVAYRKRAGGKEVICVRRVDWD, encoded by the coding sequence ATGCAAAAGACGCAACGTTTTGCCAGCATACTTATCCTTACCGTTATATTAGCGGCCTGCACCCGGAAGCAGGGCTTCCGGGCGGGAGAGGAACTGATGCTTTCCGATACCGGCAAGATCGCGTCGTGTACGCATATTGCGCACGATGCGGCCGGCCGGCTCATCGTGAGCTGGGTGGAGCAGGAACCCGGTTCCGATGAGGGCGCGCTCTGGTACGCGGTATCGGTAGATGGCGGCGCTACCTTCGGGAAAGCGGTGGCCGTTACCTCCGCTACAGGCATCTCGCCCCAACCGGAAAACATGCCCAAAATTATCTTCAAAGCAAACGGGGAAGCGATCGCCATGTATGGTACCCGCAACCCCGATCCCCGTAACAAATACGCCGGAAAGGTGTGGTACACCCGCTCTGCCGACGGCGGGCAAACCTGGCAGCAGGCGGTTCCGCTGGTGACCGACACGGCCGGTTACGACCAACGGTATTTCGATTTGTCGCCCCTGCCTTCGGGCGATGTGGCGGCCGTGTGGCTGGATAACCGGAAAGATCATGCGCTGGAGGGCTCCACGCTGTATATCTCGACTTCCGGGGCCGGAGGTTTCGAACGGCAGCGCCCGCTCGTGCAAACGGTCTGCCAGTGCTGCCGGACTTCGCTCTATACCGATCCGCAGGGCGGCCTCCATGTGGCGTTCCGCGATATCATCCACGATACGATCCGCGACATGGTGCATATCTATTCCAAAGACGGCGGCGAAACCTTCACCCAGCCCATCCGGATCAGCGCGGATAACTGGGCCGTGAATGGTTGTCCGCACACCGGGCCAACGATGACCAGCAACCGGGGTGGACTGCACTTCGCGTGGTTTACGATGGGCGGCGGACAAGGCGTTTTCTATGGTAAATCCATCAACAACGGCATCAGCTTTTCCGGCCGGGAGAGCATCAGCGCTAAACCCACGGCCAAACATCCGCAGATCGCGGCGACGGTGGGTGGGGATTTACTCCTCGCCTGGGACGAACCGGCAGATACCGTCACGCACAGGATCGGTTTTCTCCGTAAATCCCCCGAAGGCGTAACCCTCGCTTCCGGCTTCCTGACCGGCGAAGGCGAACAATCCGTGTTCCCGGTAATGCGGCCGGTGGCTGAAAAAACAGTGGCGGTAGCTTACCGGAAAAGGGCCGGCGGGAAAGAAGTGATTTGTGTGAGAAGGGTGGATTGGGATTGA